The following are encoded in a window of Solidesulfovibrio magneticus RS-1 genomic DNA:
- a CDS encoding lactate utilization protein, whose amino-acid sequence MLAPVQAYFEKRLADTAKALSDNHFLVHVVADAEEAAQVVIGEVLPATAPKVVSYGGSMTLAATGLPVLLAARPELSIINTMDHAIPAEEMYERRRQALLADLFVTGSNAVTQDGKLVNLDMIGNRACAINFGPRHVVVLLGRNKIVPDVATGMARVKNYAAPVNAMRLSKNTPCVATSHCQDCGSPQRICNVWTITEKCFPRGRVTVVLINQDLGF is encoded by the coding sequence ATGTTGGCGCCTGTTCAGGCCTACTTCGAAAAACGCCTGGCCGACACGGCCAAGGCTCTTTCGGACAATCATTTTCTCGTCCATGTCGTGGCTGACGCCGAGGAAGCGGCCCAGGTCGTCATCGGCGAGGTGCTGCCGGCCACGGCGCCCAAGGTCGTGTCCTACGGCGGTTCCATGACCCTGGCTGCCACCGGCCTGCCGGTGCTTTTGGCCGCCCGGCCGGAGCTGTCCATCATCAATACCATGGACCATGCCATCCCGGCCGAGGAAATGTACGAACGCCGCCGTCAGGCCCTTTTGGCCGACCTCTTCGTCACCGGCTCCAACGCCGTCACGCAGGACGGCAAGCTCGTCAATCTCGACATGATCGGCAACCGGGCCTGCGCCATCAATTTCGGCCCCCGACATGTGGTGGTGCTCCTGGGGCGCAACAAGATCGTGCCCGACGTGGCTACGGGCATGGCCCGCGTCAAAAATTACGCCGCCCCGGTCAACGCCATGCGCTTGTCCAAGAACACGCCCTGCGTGGCCACCTCCCATTGCCAGGATTGCGGCAGCCCGCAGCGCATTTGCAACGTGTGGACCATTACCGAGAAGTGCTTCCCCCGGGGACGCGTCACGGTGGTCCTGATCAATCAGGATCTGGGATTCTAA